TGCCGGCTTAGTTCGTGACTTACATATATTGAGACTGGGATACCCGATTATTTAGTTACTCTATTCTTATTAGCGAATTGTTGGTTTAGCTCGGAGTAGTTAAGTTCAGCAGTGTTGTTCAAGTTCATATCAGCGTTGGACAAGCTCTCCTGTAAGGAGATATATACAGCGAACATACCGGCCGCTTTGATCGCTTCTACCCCGGCGACTGCGTCTTCGACCCCGACACAAAATTGCGGATCTACACCAAGCGCATCGGCGGCGGTCAGGAACACTTCCGGGTCTGGTTTGTTGCGGGCAAGCTTGGCTGCATCTACAATAACTCCGAATTCTTTCTCCATACCTAGAAGGCGGATAACTGTAAAGGCATTTTTACTAGCGGAGGCAATGCCAGTCTTCACTCCGTGGTCCTTCAGCTCGGCGAGCAATTCAGAAATGCCAGGCAACACATCGGCCGGGGTTACCTGCTGAATGAGCTGCTGATAAAACTCATTTTTGCGGTTCGCCATCTCCTCCATCTCTTCGGGAGAGTAGGTGTGCGGAGTTGCCGCTTGTCCAAGCAGCAACTCCAGTGAGGCTATTCGCGATACACCTTTGAGGTTCTCATTGAACTCTCGGGTGAACGGGAGGCTCAGCTCTTTCGCAATCATGCCCCAAGCCTGATAGTGATATTCTGCGGTATCCGTAATAACGCCGTCTAGATCAAAGATTACGGCTTGAATTTGAGAGGCTGCATTCATTGTATTGTGCTCCTTATGAATTAGGCTTGTAGTGCCTGAGTTAACGGTCTATCGTTGCCCAGAGTCACTGATTGGCCGTAGAGAATTAGATCAAGTGCTTCAC
This genomic stretch from Paenibacillus sp. FSL H7-0737 harbors:
- the pgmB gene encoding beta-phosphoglucomutase; translated protein: MNAASQIQAVIFDLDGVITDTAEYHYQAWGMIAKELSLPFTREFNENLKGVSRIASLELLLGQAATPHTYSPEEMEEMANRKNEFYQQLIQQVTPADVLPGISELLAELKDHGVKTGIASASKNAFTVIRLLGMEKEFGVIVDAAKLARNKPDPEVFLTAADALGVDPQFCVGVEDAVAGVEAIKAAGMFAVYISLQESLSNADMNLNNTAELNYSELNQQFANKNRVTK